The following DNA comes from Bacillota bacterium.
AGAGATGGTCAGACGCGGGATACTGCGCGTGGAAGGGCGGGGTCGTAACACCCGATACGTACCCGCCTGAGGCTGCGCCGAAGCCAGCGAGCGTCCGGGCCAGCCCACTCGTAGTACCTGGGCAGTCATGATAGGATAGGCAGCGGTGAAGCAGCGTGACGGCCATTGCTACCCATATCCTCCATGAATTGGTAGTCAAAGGCCAGTCGGTGTTCGTTTCCGGCCAGGTTTATGCCCGGGAGGGCGGCGGGATCTTGTCGCTCTGGTGGCTCACCCCGGAGTGCGGTCACCCCGAGGCAAGGCGCGCCGCCCACGAACTGATCGAGCAGCTAAAGCCCAACGGCTACCCCATGGACCTCCGTATCCTCCCCCCCTCCTCCGGGGATGAGCTTCCCCCTGATGCCCGGCCGGTTCAGTGGCTGGGGGAGATCACTGATAACGAGATCGACCAGGCCATCGAGGAACACCGGGCCATCCTGGACGAACTGGCGAAGCTTTGAGGTACCTCACGGCGGACGAAATCATCCGGATCCATGACCGTATCATTGCCCGTACCGGTGGGCTCTCCGGGGTGCTGTCGCGGGCCCTGGTTGAGTCCGCGGCGGGTCGCCCCCGGGCGTCCTACGGTGGCTGTGAAGCTTATCCTACGGTATGGCTGCGGGCAGCCGCGCTGATCGAGTCCCTGGCTCAAGACCATGCCTTCGTCGACGGTAA
Coding sequences within:
- a CDS encoding type II toxin-antitoxin system death-on-curing family toxin, with protein sequence MRYLTADEIIRIHDRIIARTGGLSGVLSRALVESAAGRPRASYGGCEAYPTVWLRAAALIESLAQDHAFVDGNKRTAWLVTVRFLARNGYTLRATPEDAVPFMLLVAQRQLPLEQIAPWLASRSGT